The following are encoded together in the Pungitius pungitius chromosome 7, fPunPun2.1, whole genome shotgun sequence genome:
- the lpar3 gene encoding lysophosphatidic acid receptor 3: MDQQNQSCHYNEPMGFFYNNSGADDQLAGHKLILMRVVGSLFCCFILVSNAMVIAAVITNKRFHYPFYYLLANLAASDFLAGIAYVYLMFNTGEVSLTLTVKEYFIRQGLLDISLSASLANLLVIALERYISVMNWRVHSNLTKRRVTLLIVLVWAISIFMGAVPSLGWNCICNLDYCSQLAPIFSRSYLIFWSTSNLVVFLVMVVIYTRIYTYVKKKTAILSSHTSGSINRKRTPIKLIKTVMIVLGAFVICWTPGLVVLLMDGLECTSCNVMKLKRWLLLLAVLNSVMNPCIYSYKDEEMWTTFKNLLRCIGNGTRRQRSTRANARPLSSAQDTGNSLRASEETKNENDDMIKT, translated from the exons ATGGACCAACAGAACCAAAGCTGCCATTATAATGAGCCCATGGGCTTCTTCTACAATAACAGCGGCGCTGATGACCAATTGGCCGGACACAAGCTCATCTTGATGCGGGTGGTGGGCTCTCTCTTCTGCTGTTTCATCCTGGTCTCCAACGCCATGGTGATAGCTGCTGTCATCACCAATAAGAGGTTTCACTATCCCTTCTACTATCTCCTAGCCAACCTTGCTGCCTCGGACTTCCTGGCGGGCATAGCGTACGTGTACCTGATGTTTAACACGGGTGAGGTGTCGCTGACACTTACAGTTAAAGAATACTTCATCCGTCAAGGTCTTCTGGACATCAGTCTCTCAGCCTCGCTGGCTAACCTGCTGGTGATAGCTCTGGAGCGCTACATCTCTGTCATGAACTGGAGGGTCCACAGCAACCTGACAAAGAGGAGGGTGACGCTGCTGATCGTGCTGGTGTGGGCCATCTCCATCTTCATGGGCGCCGTGCCGAGTCTGGGCTGGAACTGCATCTGCAACCTGGACTACTGCTCTCAACTCGCGCCCATCTTCAGCAGGAGCTACCTGATCTTCTGGTCCACTTCTAACCTGGTGGTGTTCCTCGTGATGGTGGTCATCTACACGAGGATCTACACCTACGTCAAGAAGAAGACGGCGATTCTCTCGTCGCACACCAGCGGCTCCATCAACCGCAAGAGAACGCCCATCAAGCTCATCAAGACGGTCATGATTGTGCTCG GGGCCTTTGTGATCTGCTGGACTCCCGGCCTGGTGGTGCTGCTCATGGACGGCCTCGAATGTACGAGTTGTAACGTCATGAAGTTGAAGCGCTGGCTGCTGCTCTTGGCCGTACTCAACTCCGTCATGAACCCGTGCATCTACTCCTACAAGGACGAGGAAATGTGGACAACGTTCAAAAACCTCCTGCGCTGCATCGGCAACGGCACGCGGCGGCAGCGGTCCACGAGGGCCAATGCCAGGCCGCTCAGCTCGGCCCAGGATACGGGCAACAGCCTGCGCGCCTCAGAGGAGACCAAAAATGAGAATGACGACATGATCAAGACTTGA
- the LOC119216162 gene encoding atrial natriuretic peptide receptor 2-like isoform X2, with amino-acid sequence MAPRTALYLCFLLGVHCWHDLDNTEYDCWPINGPNDFNMISCGGLEMAWLQRPPEKASNGEEFNVSYTVTASDSFYEYAVKNQIFQFNNASEAKRFCHEHDCPPNWNNANEMNCCVYHANVHSCPLGLMKQGGICGPWIPDDGEIVTHTVSKAGKMSQKYWTSKVVLIHLGVTSVIAHIKMGRMHAALESKVLVVSAQVCGDDVCELEENCLNCPADCGICPMSIAIKVAIGLPVALFSGGFILTIVWLQYQKQRMLWDESWIISYKSIIFGKVCCMGLCSTISLQRVKSISTISQTTELTVFTGINTSVIQPGIFDGRTVAVKHIQNKHFTLSKTIRKEVKEVRQLDHPNLCKFIGGSIEIPYISIITEYCPKGSLSDVLLNEDVPINWGFRLSFATDITRGMSYLHQHKMFHGRLHSRNCVIDDRWVCKISDFGLTAYRREDFDAVSNGFNCGDVNRIYCAPEVLLGNSSNVSPAADIYSYSIILVEIATRSDLISDQADGGVRMDVIWRPPLPEVKAGKADTDCPSQEDYCELIKKCWCHNATMRPTFEQVKKMLDKMNPHKVSPVDMMMKLMENYSKHLEAIVAERTQDLLQEKQKTDQLLYSMLPKPVADDLRQGRTTDAQSFSNATVYFSDIVGFTQLSGASTPYQVVDFLNKLYTTFDDIIDNYDVYKVETIGDAYMVVSGVPQENGINHAGEIASMALDLVSVCHTFEIPHKPDTQLKIRAGIHSALKIQCSGATADLLHMLSGYILTCRGSLSVKGKGDMTTWWLEAKQDDSTDSLLRPSETRGVLAPVSD; translated from the exons ATGGCTCCACGGACAGCTCTTTACCTGTGTTTCCTGCTG GGAGTCCATTGCTGGCATGATCTGGACAACACTGAGTATGACTGTTGGCCGATTAACGGTCCAAATGATTTCAACATGATAAGCTGTGGTG GTCTGGAAATGGCCTGGCTGCAGCGTCCTCCAGAGAAGGCTTCCAACGGGGAAGAGTTCAATGTCTCGTACACGGTGACGGCCTCAGATTCCTTCTACGAATACGCTGTGAAGAACCAGATTTTCCAGTTCAA TAATGCGTCAGAGGCTAAGAGGTTCTGTCATGAACATGATTGCCCACCAAACTGGAACAACGCCAATGAAATGAACTGCTGCGTCTACCACGCCAACGTCCACTCCTGTCCTCTCGGCCTCATG AAACAAGGGGGGATCTGTGGCCCGTGGATTCCCGACGACGGTGAAATTGTGACTCACACGGTCTCCAAAGCGGGAAAGATGTCCCAGAAATACTGGACTTCAAAG GTGGTGCTGATCCACTTGGGAGTCACCTCCGTCATTGCTCATATCAAAATGGGACGCATGCACGCGGCACTCGAGTCCAAAGTGCTCGTTGTCAGTGCTCAAG tgtgtggcGATGACGTCTGTGAGCTGGAGGAGAACTGTCTGAACTGCCCTGCAGACTGTGGCATCTGCCCCATGTCCATCGCTATCAAAGTGGCCATCGGGCTTCCAGTGGCTCTCTTCAGTGGCGGCTTCATCCTAACCATAGTG TGGCTCCAGTATCAAAAACAGAGGATGCTTTGGGATGAAAGTTGGATAATCAGCTACAAGAGCATAATATTTG GTAAAGTTTGCTGCATGGGCCTCTGCAGCACCATCAGTCTGCAGCGCGTCAAAAGTATCTCCACCATCAGTCAAACAACTGAGCTGACCGTGTTCACCGGAATCAATACTTCTGTCATCCAGCCAGGCATATT TGACGGGAGGACAGTGGCAGTGAAACACATCCAGAATAAACATTTTACCCTCTCCAAAACCATCaggaaggaggtgaaggaagttag GCAACTGGATCACCCCAATCTATGCAAGTTCATTGGTGGTTCCATCGAGATCCCCTACATCAGCATCATCACAGAGTACTGCCCAAAAGGAAGCCTGTCAGATGTCCTGCTGAATGAAGACGTCCCCATAAACTGGGGGTTCAG ACTCTCCTTCGCCACTGACATCACTCGCGGGATGTCATACCTCCATCAGCACAAGATGTTTCATGGAAGACTTCACTCCAGAAACTGTGTAATCGATGACCGCTGGGTGTGCAAAATCTCAG ATTTTGGCCTCACGGCTTACAGAAGGGAGGACTTTGACGCCGTCAGTAACGGCTTCAACTGTGGGGATGTAAACCGTATTTACTGTGCACCGGAGGTCCTGCTGGGAAACAGCTCCAATGTATCCCCAGCAGCAGACATCTACAG CTACTCCATAATTCTGGTTGAAATTGCAACTCGCTCCGACCTCATTTCA GACCAGGCTGATGGAGGGGTGAGGATGGATGTCATATGGCGCCCCCCTCTGCCTGAAGTCAAAGCAGGGAAGGCCGATACTGACTGTCCCAGTCAAGAGGATTACTGTGAG CTCATTAAGAAGTGCTGGTGTCATAACGCCACAATGAGGCCCACGTTTGAGCAGGTGAAGAAGATGCTCGACAAAATGAACCCACACAAAGTCAGCCCTGTGGACATGATGATGAAACTG ATGGAGAATTACAGCAAACATTTAGAGGCCATAGTTGCTGAGAGAACACAGGACCTTCTTCAAGAGAAACAGAAGACGGATCAGCTGTTGTACA GCATGTTACCAAAACCGGTGGCTGATGACCTTCGTCAGGGTCGGACAACAGATGCTCAGAGCTTCTCCAACGCCACCGTCTACTTCAG CGATATTGTGGGATTTACTCAGTTGTCTGGGGCCAGCACTCCCTACCAGGTGGTGGACTTCCTCAACAAGCTCTACACCACTTTCGATGACATTATTGACAATTACGATGTCTACAAAGTCGAGACAATTGGTGATGCTT ACATGGTGGTCTCAGGGGTCCCTCAAGAAAATGGCATCAATCATGCTGGTGAGATAGCCAGCATGGCTCTGGATCTAGTCAGTGTCTGCCACACTTTCGAAATCCCTCATAAACCCGACACTCAGCTGAAGATACGCGCTGGCATCCACTCAG CTCTGAAGATCCAGTGTAGTGGGGCCACAGCTGACCTGCTTCACATGCTTAGCGGTTACATTCTGACATGCAGAGGATCTCTTAGTGTGAAG GGAAAAGGGGATATGACAACGTGGTGGCTTGAAGCAAAGCAAGACGATTCCACAGACTCACTGCTCAGACCGTCTGAAACCAGAGGAGTCCTGGCGCCAGTTAGTGACTAG
- the LOC119216162 gene encoding atrial natriuretic peptide receptor 2-like isoform X1, protein MAPRTALYLCFLLGVHCWHDLDNTEYDCWPINGPNDFNMISCGGLEMAWLQRPPEKASNGEEFNVSYTVTASDSFYEYAVKNQIFQFNNASEAKRFCHEHDCPPNWNNANEMNCCVYHANVHSCPLGLMKQGGICGPWIPDDGEIVTHTVSKAGKMSQKYWTSKVVLIHLGVTSVIAHIKMGRMHAALESKVLVVSAQVCGDDVCELEENCLNCPADCGICPMSIAIKVAIGLPVALFSGGFILTIVWLQYQKQRMLWDESWIISYKSIIFGKVCCMGLCSTISLQRVKSISTISQTTELTVFTGINTSVIQPGIFDGRTVAVKHIQNKHFTLSKTIRKEVKEVRQLDHPNLCKFIGGSIEIPYISIITEYCPKGSLSDVLLNEDVPINWGFRLSFATDITRGMSYLHQHKMFHGRLHSRNCVIDDRWVCKISDFGLTAYRREDFDAVSNGFNCGDVNRIYCAPEVLLGNSSNVSPAADIYSYSIILVEIATRSDLISDQADGGVRMDVIWRPPLPEVKAGKADTDCPSQEDYCELIKKCWCHNATMRPTFEQVKKMLDKMNPHKVSPVDMMMKLMENYSKHLEAIVAERTQDLLQEKQKTDQLLYSMLPKPVADDLRQGRTTDAQSFSNATVYFSDIVGFTQLSGASTPYQVVDFLNKLYTTFDDIIDNYDVYKVETIGDAYMVVSGVPQENGINHAGEIASMALDLVSVCHTFEIPHKPDTQLKIRAGIHSGPVVAGVVGTKMPRYCLFGDTVNTASRMESTSEALKIQCSGATADLLHMLSGYILTCRGSLSVKGKGDMTTWWLEAKQDDSTDSLLRPSETRGVLAPVSD, encoded by the exons ATGGCTCCACGGACAGCTCTTTACCTGTGTTTCCTGCTG GGAGTCCATTGCTGGCATGATCTGGACAACACTGAGTATGACTGTTGGCCGATTAACGGTCCAAATGATTTCAACATGATAAGCTGTGGTG GTCTGGAAATGGCCTGGCTGCAGCGTCCTCCAGAGAAGGCTTCCAACGGGGAAGAGTTCAATGTCTCGTACACGGTGACGGCCTCAGATTCCTTCTACGAATACGCTGTGAAGAACCAGATTTTCCAGTTCAA TAATGCGTCAGAGGCTAAGAGGTTCTGTCATGAACATGATTGCCCACCAAACTGGAACAACGCCAATGAAATGAACTGCTGCGTCTACCACGCCAACGTCCACTCCTGTCCTCTCGGCCTCATG AAACAAGGGGGGATCTGTGGCCCGTGGATTCCCGACGACGGTGAAATTGTGACTCACACGGTCTCCAAAGCGGGAAAGATGTCCCAGAAATACTGGACTTCAAAG GTGGTGCTGATCCACTTGGGAGTCACCTCCGTCATTGCTCATATCAAAATGGGACGCATGCACGCGGCACTCGAGTCCAAAGTGCTCGTTGTCAGTGCTCAAG tgtgtggcGATGACGTCTGTGAGCTGGAGGAGAACTGTCTGAACTGCCCTGCAGACTGTGGCATCTGCCCCATGTCCATCGCTATCAAAGTGGCCATCGGGCTTCCAGTGGCTCTCTTCAGTGGCGGCTTCATCCTAACCATAGTG TGGCTCCAGTATCAAAAACAGAGGATGCTTTGGGATGAAAGTTGGATAATCAGCTACAAGAGCATAATATTTG GTAAAGTTTGCTGCATGGGCCTCTGCAGCACCATCAGTCTGCAGCGCGTCAAAAGTATCTCCACCATCAGTCAAACAACTGAGCTGACCGTGTTCACCGGAATCAATACTTCTGTCATCCAGCCAGGCATATT TGACGGGAGGACAGTGGCAGTGAAACACATCCAGAATAAACATTTTACCCTCTCCAAAACCATCaggaaggaggtgaaggaagttag GCAACTGGATCACCCCAATCTATGCAAGTTCATTGGTGGTTCCATCGAGATCCCCTACATCAGCATCATCACAGAGTACTGCCCAAAAGGAAGCCTGTCAGATGTCCTGCTGAATGAAGACGTCCCCATAAACTGGGGGTTCAG ACTCTCCTTCGCCACTGACATCACTCGCGGGATGTCATACCTCCATCAGCACAAGATGTTTCATGGAAGACTTCACTCCAGAAACTGTGTAATCGATGACCGCTGGGTGTGCAAAATCTCAG ATTTTGGCCTCACGGCTTACAGAAGGGAGGACTTTGACGCCGTCAGTAACGGCTTCAACTGTGGGGATGTAAACCGTATTTACTGTGCACCGGAGGTCCTGCTGGGAAACAGCTCCAATGTATCCCCAGCAGCAGACATCTACAG CTACTCCATAATTCTGGTTGAAATTGCAACTCGCTCCGACCTCATTTCA GACCAGGCTGATGGAGGGGTGAGGATGGATGTCATATGGCGCCCCCCTCTGCCTGAAGTCAAAGCAGGGAAGGCCGATACTGACTGTCCCAGTCAAGAGGATTACTGTGAG CTCATTAAGAAGTGCTGGTGTCATAACGCCACAATGAGGCCCACGTTTGAGCAGGTGAAGAAGATGCTCGACAAAATGAACCCACACAAAGTCAGCCCTGTGGACATGATGATGAAACTG ATGGAGAATTACAGCAAACATTTAGAGGCCATAGTTGCTGAGAGAACACAGGACCTTCTTCAAGAGAAACAGAAGACGGATCAGCTGTTGTACA GCATGTTACCAAAACCGGTGGCTGATGACCTTCGTCAGGGTCGGACAACAGATGCTCAGAGCTTCTCCAACGCCACCGTCTACTTCAG CGATATTGTGGGATTTACTCAGTTGTCTGGGGCCAGCACTCCCTACCAGGTGGTGGACTTCCTCAACAAGCTCTACACCACTTTCGATGACATTATTGACAATTACGATGTCTACAAAGTCGAGACAATTGGTGATGCTT ACATGGTGGTCTCAGGGGTCCCTCAAGAAAATGGCATCAATCATGCTGGTGAGATAGCCAGCATGGCTCTGGATCTAGTCAGTGTCTGCCACACTTTCGAAATCCCTCATAAACCCGACACTCAGCTGAAGATACGCGCTGGCATCCACTCAG GACCTGTTGTGGCCGGAGTGGTTGGCACCAAAATGCCTCGCTACTGCCTGTTTGGGGACACAGTCAACACAGCATCACGCATGGAATCAACAAGTGAAG CTCTGAAGATCCAGTGTAGTGGGGCCACAGCTGACCTGCTTCACATGCTTAGCGGTTACATTCTGACATGCAGAGGATCTCTTAGTGTGAAG GGAAAAGGGGATATGACAACGTGGTGGCTTGAAGCAAAGCAAGACGATTCCACAGACTCACTGCTCAGACCGTCTGAAACCAGAGGAGTCCTGGCGCCAGTTAGTGACTAG